One genomic region from Rosa rugosa chromosome 1, drRosRugo1.1, whole genome shotgun sequence encodes:
- the LOC133725381 gene encoding ABC transporter C family member 8-like isoform X1, with translation MSTKQVATTMASLKSSVLLGSTFSWLCDGELEFGSYCTQRTIINAVNLLFLFVFCFLTIVASITKHYSSSSPTIRDRFSVVVSICCSLGSFASFTAGLWDLIAESDVGSDRFRSSVDYFVRGLVWISYTISLLVQRSIWIKVLNSVWWGCSFALVSALNIEILVRTHNIDILDVLTWPVNFLLLICAVRNLGHCFYQHTRGPNSLSEPLLAKRFAGENQQSELDRASFLSKLTFSWINPLLNLGSSKTLALEDIPSLVNEDKANLAYQKFARAWDSLLGEKNSSNTRNLVLRAIANVYMKENLFIAFCAILRTISVVVSPLIVYAFINYSNVEEENVSKGLIIVGCLILSKVVESLSQRYWFFESRRSGMRMRSALMVAVYRKQLKLSTVGRRRHSAGEIVNYIAVDAYRMGEFPWWFHSTWSLGLQLFLAIGVLFWVVGLGALPGLVPLIACGFLNVPFAKVLQKCQSQFMIAQDERLRATSEILNSMKIIKLQSWEDKFKNLVDSLREREFKWLAETQFKKAYGPLVYWMSPTIITSVIFVGCILFQSVPLNASTIFTVLASLRSMGEPVRMIPEALSVLIQVKVSFDRLNTFLLDDEVNDNEIKKLPSQDSEESLKIDKGMFSWYPESSIPTLRDLNLEIHRNQKIAVCGPVGAGKSSLLYAILGEMPKVSGTVDVFGTIAYVSQNSWIQSGTVRDNILYGKTMEKNKYEKTIEACALDKDLSSFDHGDLTEIGERGLNLSGGQKQRIQLARAVYSDADIYLLDDPFSAVDAHTAAILFHDYVMAALAQKTVILVTHQVEFLSKVDKILVMEHGQITESGTFENLLTTGTAFEQLVNAHRDAVTSGTSNYQSQGAFKKEEMVVPEESFLINLTEDSSEGDISVKGVPGVQLIEEEEKETGDVGWKPFWDYIFVSKGIILLCLAIIAQSCFFGLQAASTYWLAIAIEIPNIKSGMLIGVYTAVSTFSAIFVHLRSYLAAHVGLKASKAFFSGFTDAIFKAPMLFFDSTPVGRILTRASSDLSILDFDIPFSIFFIVAGGIEMLTTIGIMASVTWQVLIVAILAMVAAKYVQSYYLASARELIRINGTTKAPVMNYAAETSLGVFTIRAFKMGDRFFDNYTKLVDTDARLFFHSNATMEWLIIRTEALQNLTLFAAALLLILLPKGYVAPGLVGLSLSYSLTLTGAQIFVTRWYCNLSNYIISVERIKQFMQISPEPPAIVEDKRPPYSWPQKGRVELYSLKLNYRPNAPLVLKGITCTFNEGTKVGVVGRTGSGKTTLISALFRLVEPSSGKIIIDGLDICSMGLKDLRMKLSIIPQEPTLFRGSIRTNLDPLGLYSDKEIWRALEKCQLKATVNSLPNLLDSSVSDEGENWSAGQRQLFCLGRVLLKRNRILVLDEATASIDSGTDATLQRIIRQEFAECTVITVAHRVPTVIDSDKVMVLSDGKLVEYEEPSKLLDTNSYFSKLVAEYWSSCNTN, from the exons ATGTCTACCAAACAAGTTGCTACAACAATGGCTTCATTGAAGAGTTCAGTACTACTTG GGAGTACTTTCTCATGGCTGTGCGATGGAGAACTTGAGTTTGGTTCCTACTGCACTCAAAGAACTATCATCAATGCTGTAAATCTGCTCTTCCTCTTCGTTTTTTGCTTTCTTACAATTGTAGCTTCAATAACAAAGCATTATAGTAGCAGCAGTCCAACTATAAGGGATCGCTTTTCTGTAGTTGTTTCAATCTGTTGCTCTCTTGGTAGCTTTGCATCTTTTACTGCTGGTTTATGGGATCTAATAGCCGAAAGTGATGTGGGATCTGATCGTTTCAGAAGCTCGGTGGATTACTTTGTCAGAGGACTAGTTTGGATTTCTTATACAATTTCACTTCTAGTTCAAAGGTCTATATGGATCAAAGTTTTGAACTCTGTTTGGTGGGGGTGCTCCTTTGCATTGGTCTCCGCTCTAAACATTGAAATATTGGTAAGAACGCACAACATTGACATTCTTGATGTACTGACATGGCCAGTCAACTTTTTACTTCTCATATGTGCTGTTAGAAACCTCGGTCATTGTTTTTACCAACATACACGAGGTCCTAACAGCCTATCTGAGCCTCTATTAGCCAAAAGGTTTGCTGGAGAGAACCAGCAATCAGAACTAGACCGAGCCAGTTTCCTAAGCAAATTGACATTTTCTTGGATCAACCCTTTACTCAACTTAGGTTCCTCGAAAACGTTAGCTCTTGAAGACATCCCATCACTGGTTAACgaagataaagcaaatttaGCATACCAGAAGTTTGCTCGAGCATGGGATTCACTATTGGGGGAGAAGAACTCCAGCAATACCAGGAACCTGGTTCTGAGAGCAATAGCAAACGTTTACATGAAAGAAAATTTATTTATAGCCTTTTGTGCAATCCTCAGAACAATTTCAGTTGTAGTTTCTCCTCTTATAGTGTATGCTTTTATAAATTATTCAAATGTCGAGGAGGAAAATGTCTCCAAAGGCCTCATCATAGTGGGGTGTCTAATTCTTTCCAAGGTGGTTGAATCTTTGAGCCAGAGATATTGGTTCTTTGAGTCTAGGAGGTCTGGAATGAGAATGAGGTCGGCTTTGATGGTGGCAGTTTATCGAAAGCAGCTAAAGCTTTCTACTGTGGGAAGGAGAAGGCACTCAGCTGGAGAGATTGTGAATTACATAGCAGTTGATGCCTATCGAATGGGTGAGTTCCCGTGGTGGTTTCATTCAACATGGAGCCTTGGATTGCAACTATTCCTTGCCATTGGTGTTCTTTTCTGGGTGGTTGGTCTTGGTGCTCTTCCCGGATTAGTACCTCTCATTGCCTGTGGCTTCCTAAATGTGCCATTTGCAAAAGTTCTTCAAAAGTGTCAGTCCCAGTTCATGATAGCTCAGGACGAGAGGCTTAGAGCCACTTCTGAGATCCTAAACAGTATGAAAATCATCAAGTTACAATCATGGGAGGACAAATTCAAGAACTTGGTTGATTCACTTCGCGAAAGAGAGTTCAAATGGTTGGCTGAGACGCAATTTAAAAAGGCTTATGGACCTCTAGTGTATTGGATGTCACCAACCATAATCACTTCAGTAATCTTTGTAGGATGTATCCTTTTCCAAAGTGTCCCTCTAAATGCAAGTACCATATTTACAGTTCTTGCTTCATTAAGGAGCATGGGAGAACCTGTCAGAATGATACCAGAGGCGCTTTCAGTACTGATTCAAGTCAAGGTCTCTTTTGACCGGCTAAATACATTTTTACTTGATGATGAGGTAAATGAtaatgaaataaagaaattacCATCACAAGATTCTGAAGAGAGCTTGAAAATAGATAAAGGCATGTTCAGTTGGTATCCTGAATCATCAATTCCAACTCTGAGAGATTTAAATTTGGAAATCCATAGGAACCAGAAAATTGCAGTTTGCGGACCAGTTGGTGCTGGAAAGTCATCACTTTTATACGCTATACTGGGAGAGATGCCGAAAGTTTCAGGAACT GTTGATGTATTTGGGACCATAGCCTATGTTTCTCAGAATTCTTGGATACAAAGTGGGACAGTTCGTGATAACATTCTCTACGGGAAAACAATGGAGAAGAATAAGTATGAAAAGACCATAGAAGCTTGTGCTTTGGATAAGGACCTTAGTAGTTTTGACCATGGTGATCTTACTGAAATAGGCGAGAGAGGACTTAACTTGAGCGGAGGACAGAAGCAGAGGATTCAGCTGGCGCGAGCTGTTTATAGTGATGCTGATATCTATCTCCTTGATGACCCCTTTAGTGCCGTGGATGCACATACAGCTGCAATTCTATTTCAT GATTATGTAATGGCTGCTCTGGCACAGAAAACTGTAATTCTAGTGACTCATCAAGTTGAATTTCTCTCAAAAGTCGATAAGATTTTG GTAATGGAACATGGACAAATTACTGAATCAGGAACCTTTGAGAATCTCTTGACCACAGGAACAGCGTTTGAGCAACTTGTTAATGCTCACCGAGATGCAGTGACATCAGGTACTTCAAATTATCAAAGTCAGGGAGCATTCAAGAAGGAAGAAATGGTTGTTCCGGAGGAGTCTTTTCTGATTAACCTCACTGAAGATAGCAGTGAAGGGGATATTTCTGTGAAGGGCGTACCTGGGGTGCAGctaatagaagaagaagagaaagagaccGGTGATGTTGGATGGAAGCCCTTTTGGgattatatttttgtttctaAGGGAATAATTCTTCTATGCTTGGCCATAATAGCACAGTCTTGTTTCTTTGGTCTTCAAGCGGCTTCAACTTATTGGCTTGCTATAGCTATTGAAATTCCAAATATAAAAAGTGGAATGCTCATTGGTGTTTATACTGCAGTTTCAACGTTTAGTGCTATCTTTGTTCATCTAAGGTCGTACCTTGCAGCCCATGTTGGATTGAAAGCTTCTAAAGCATTTTTCTCTGGTTTCACTGATGCTATCTTTAAGGCTCCCATGCTTTTCTTTGACTCAACTCCTGTTGGGCGAATTTTAACACGA GCTTCATCAGATTTAAGTATTTTGGATTTTGACATACCCTTCTCCATTTTCTTTATTGTTGCTGGTGGCATTGAAATGCTGACAACAATTGGAATTATGGCTTCTGTCACATGGCAAGTTCTTATTGTAGCCATTCTCGCCATGGTTGCTGCCAAATATGTTCAG AGCTACTATCTAGCGTCTGCAAGAGAATTGATAAGAATCAATGGAACAACCAAAGCTCCTGTAATGAATTATGCAGCTGAGACATCACTCGGAGTGTTCACTATAAGAGCTTTTAAAATGGGAGACAGGTTCTTTGACAACTACACAAAGCTAGTTGACACTGATGCAAGGCTCTTTTTTCATTCTAATGCAACCATGGAGTGGTTAATAATAAGGACAGAAGCACTTCAGAATTTGACCCTTTTCGCTGCTGCTTTACTCCTTATTTTACTTCCCAAGGGTTATGTTGCTCCAG GGCTTGTGGGGCTTTCTCTTTCTTATTCTTTGACACTGACTGGAGCACAAATATTTGTGACTCGATGGTATTGCAACTTATCGAATTACATTATATCAGTTGAAAGGATAAAACAGTTCATGCAGATTTCTCCAGAGCCTCCAGCAATTGTGGAGGACAAGAGGCCCCCATATTCATGGCCTCAAAAGGGTAGAGTAGAGCTTTATTCACTGAAG TTAAATTACCGTCCAAATGCTCCACTAGTTCTCAAGGGAATTACATGCACATTCAACGAAGGGACTAAAGTAGGGGTTGTGGGAAGGACAGGAAGTGGAAAGACTACACTCATAAGTGCTTTGTTTCGTTTAGTAGAGCCAAGCAGTGGTAAAATTATTATAGATGGACTTGACATCTGCTCTATGGGTCTAAAGGATTTAAGAATGAAGCTCAGTATCATCCCTCAAGAACCAACTCTTTTTAGGGGTAGCATCCGAACCAACTTGGATCCGTTAGGCCTTTACTCCGACAAAGAAATATGGAGG GCTCTAGAGAAGTGTCAACTAAAGGCAACAGTCAACAGCCTACCCAATTTACTAGACTCATCTG TGAGTGATGAAGGGGAAAATTGGAGCGCTGGGCAGCGCCAGTTGTTTTGCCTTGGAAGAGTGCTTCTCAAGAGGAATAGAATTCTAGTTCTAGATGAGGCTACTGCTTCCATCGACTCTGGAACAGATGCCACTCTACAAAGAATCATCAGGCAGGAATTTGCAGAATGCACTGTGATAACTGTAGCTCATAGAGTTCCAACAGTCATAGACAGTGACAAAGTCATGGTTCTCTCTGATG GGAAGCTGGTGGAGTATGAAGAACCTTCAAAGCTCTTGGATACCAACTCTTACTTTTCCAAACTTGTAGCTGAATATTGGTCGAGCTGCAATACAAACTGA
- the LOC133725381 gene encoding ABC transporter C family member 8-like isoform X2, protein MENLSLVPTALKELSSMLSSVDYFVRGLVWISYTISLLVQRSIWIKVLNSVWWGCSFALVSALNIEILVRTHNIDILDVLTWPVNFLLLICAVRNLGHCFYQHTRGPNSLSEPLLAKRFAGENQQSELDRASFLSKLTFSWINPLLNLGSSKTLALEDIPSLVNEDKANLAYQKFARAWDSLLGEKNSSNTRNLVLRAIANVYMKENLFIAFCAILRTISVVVSPLIVYAFINYSNVEEENVSKGLIIVGCLILSKVVESLSQRYWFFESRRSGMRMRSALMVAVYRKQLKLSTVGRRRHSAGEIVNYIAVDAYRMGEFPWWFHSTWSLGLQLFLAIGVLFWVVGLGALPGLVPLIACGFLNVPFAKVLQKCQSQFMIAQDERLRATSEILNSMKIIKLQSWEDKFKNLVDSLREREFKWLAETQFKKAYGPLVYWMSPTIITSVIFVGCILFQSVPLNASTIFTVLASLRSMGEPVRMIPEALSVLIQVKVSFDRLNTFLLDDEVNDNEIKKLPSQDSEESLKIDKGMFSWYPESSIPTLRDLNLEIHRNQKIAVCGPVGAGKSSLLYAILGEMPKVSGTVDVFGTIAYVSQNSWIQSGTVRDNILYGKTMEKNKYEKTIEACALDKDLSSFDHGDLTEIGERGLNLSGGQKQRIQLARAVYSDADIYLLDDPFSAVDAHTAAILFHDYVMAALAQKTVILVTHQVEFLSKVDKILVMEHGQITESGTFENLLTTGTAFEQLVNAHRDAVTSGTSNYQSQGAFKKEEMVVPEESFLINLTEDSSEGDISVKGVPGVQLIEEEEKETGDVGWKPFWDYIFVSKGIILLCLAIIAQSCFFGLQAASTYWLAIAIEIPNIKSGMLIGVYTAVSTFSAIFVHLRSYLAAHVGLKASKAFFSGFTDAIFKAPMLFFDSTPVGRILTRASSDLSILDFDIPFSIFFIVAGGIEMLTTIGIMASVTWQVLIVAILAMVAAKYVQSYYLASARELIRINGTTKAPVMNYAAETSLGVFTIRAFKMGDRFFDNYTKLVDTDARLFFHSNATMEWLIIRTEALQNLTLFAAALLLILLPKGYVAPGLVGLSLSYSLTLTGAQIFVTRWYCNLSNYIISVERIKQFMQISPEPPAIVEDKRPPYSWPQKGRVELYSLKLNYRPNAPLVLKGITCTFNEGTKVGVVGRTGSGKTTLISALFRLVEPSSGKIIIDGLDICSMGLKDLRMKLSIIPQEPTLFRGSIRTNLDPLGLYSDKEIWRALEKCQLKATVNSLPNLLDSSVSDEGENWSAGQRQLFCLGRVLLKRNRILVLDEATASIDSGTDATLQRIIRQEFAECTVITVAHRVPTVIDSDKVMVLSDGKLVEYEEPSKLLDTNSYFSKLVAEYWSSCNTN, encoded by the exons ATGGAGAACTTGAGTTTGGTTCCTACTGCACTCAAAGAACTATCATCAATGCT AAGCTCGGTGGATTACTTTGTCAGAGGACTAGTTTGGATTTCTTATACAATTTCACTTCTAGTTCAAAGGTCTATATGGATCAAAGTTTTGAACTCTGTTTGGTGGGGGTGCTCCTTTGCATTGGTCTCCGCTCTAAACATTGAAATATTGGTAAGAACGCACAACATTGACATTCTTGATGTACTGACATGGCCAGTCAACTTTTTACTTCTCATATGTGCTGTTAGAAACCTCGGTCATTGTTTTTACCAACATACACGAGGTCCTAACAGCCTATCTGAGCCTCTATTAGCCAAAAGGTTTGCTGGAGAGAACCAGCAATCAGAACTAGACCGAGCCAGTTTCCTAAGCAAATTGACATTTTCTTGGATCAACCCTTTACTCAACTTAGGTTCCTCGAAAACGTTAGCTCTTGAAGACATCCCATCACTGGTTAACgaagataaagcaaatttaGCATACCAGAAGTTTGCTCGAGCATGGGATTCACTATTGGGGGAGAAGAACTCCAGCAATACCAGGAACCTGGTTCTGAGAGCAATAGCAAACGTTTACATGAAAGAAAATTTATTTATAGCCTTTTGTGCAATCCTCAGAACAATTTCAGTTGTAGTTTCTCCTCTTATAGTGTATGCTTTTATAAATTATTCAAATGTCGAGGAGGAAAATGTCTCCAAAGGCCTCATCATAGTGGGGTGTCTAATTCTTTCCAAGGTGGTTGAATCTTTGAGCCAGAGATATTGGTTCTTTGAGTCTAGGAGGTCTGGAATGAGAATGAGGTCGGCTTTGATGGTGGCAGTTTATCGAAAGCAGCTAAAGCTTTCTACTGTGGGAAGGAGAAGGCACTCAGCTGGAGAGATTGTGAATTACATAGCAGTTGATGCCTATCGAATGGGTGAGTTCCCGTGGTGGTTTCATTCAACATGGAGCCTTGGATTGCAACTATTCCTTGCCATTGGTGTTCTTTTCTGGGTGGTTGGTCTTGGTGCTCTTCCCGGATTAGTACCTCTCATTGCCTGTGGCTTCCTAAATGTGCCATTTGCAAAAGTTCTTCAAAAGTGTCAGTCCCAGTTCATGATAGCTCAGGACGAGAGGCTTAGAGCCACTTCTGAGATCCTAAACAGTATGAAAATCATCAAGTTACAATCATGGGAGGACAAATTCAAGAACTTGGTTGATTCACTTCGCGAAAGAGAGTTCAAATGGTTGGCTGAGACGCAATTTAAAAAGGCTTATGGACCTCTAGTGTATTGGATGTCACCAACCATAATCACTTCAGTAATCTTTGTAGGATGTATCCTTTTCCAAAGTGTCCCTCTAAATGCAAGTACCATATTTACAGTTCTTGCTTCATTAAGGAGCATGGGAGAACCTGTCAGAATGATACCAGAGGCGCTTTCAGTACTGATTCAAGTCAAGGTCTCTTTTGACCGGCTAAATACATTTTTACTTGATGATGAGGTAAATGAtaatgaaataaagaaattacCATCACAAGATTCTGAAGAGAGCTTGAAAATAGATAAAGGCATGTTCAGTTGGTATCCTGAATCATCAATTCCAACTCTGAGAGATTTAAATTTGGAAATCCATAGGAACCAGAAAATTGCAGTTTGCGGACCAGTTGGTGCTGGAAAGTCATCACTTTTATACGCTATACTGGGAGAGATGCCGAAAGTTTCAGGAACT GTTGATGTATTTGGGACCATAGCCTATGTTTCTCAGAATTCTTGGATACAAAGTGGGACAGTTCGTGATAACATTCTCTACGGGAAAACAATGGAGAAGAATAAGTATGAAAAGACCATAGAAGCTTGTGCTTTGGATAAGGACCTTAGTAGTTTTGACCATGGTGATCTTACTGAAATAGGCGAGAGAGGACTTAACTTGAGCGGAGGACAGAAGCAGAGGATTCAGCTGGCGCGAGCTGTTTATAGTGATGCTGATATCTATCTCCTTGATGACCCCTTTAGTGCCGTGGATGCACATACAGCTGCAATTCTATTTCAT GATTATGTAATGGCTGCTCTGGCACAGAAAACTGTAATTCTAGTGACTCATCAAGTTGAATTTCTCTCAAAAGTCGATAAGATTTTG GTAATGGAACATGGACAAATTACTGAATCAGGAACCTTTGAGAATCTCTTGACCACAGGAACAGCGTTTGAGCAACTTGTTAATGCTCACCGAGATGCAGTGACATCAGGTACTTCAAATTATCAAAGTCAGGGAGCATTCAAGAAGGAAGAAATGGTTGTTCCGGAGGAGTCTTTTCTGATTAACCTCACTGAAGATAGCAGTGAAGGGGATATTTCTGTGAAGGGCGTACCTGGGGTGCAGctaatagaagaagaagagaaagagaccGGTGATGTTGGATGGAAGCCCTTTTGGgattatatttttgtttctaAGGGAATAATTCTTCTATGCTTGGCCATAATAGCACAGTCTTGTTTCTTTGGTCTTCAAGCGGCTTCAACTTATTGGCTTGCTATAGCTATTGAAATTCCAAATATAAAAAGTGGAATGCTCATTGGTGTTTATACTGCAGTTTCAACGTTTAGTGCTATCTTTGTTCATCTAAGGTCGTACCTTGCAGCCCATGTTGGATTGAAAGCTTCTAAAGCATTTTTCTCTGGTTTCACTGATGCTATCTTTAAGGCTCCCATGCTTTTCTTTGACTCAACTCCTGTTGGGCGAATTTTAACACGA GCTTCATCAGATTTAAGTATTTTGGATTTTGACATACCCTTCTCCATTTTCTTTATTGTTGCTGGTGGCATTGAAATGCTGACAACAATTGGAATTATGGCTTCTGTCACATGGCAAGTTCTTATTGTAGCCATTCTCGCCATGGTTGCTGCCAAATATGTTCAG AGCTACTATCTAGCGTCTGCAAGAGAATTGATAAGAATCAATGGAACAACCAAAGCTCCTGTAATGAATTATGCAGCTGAGACATCACTCGGAGTGTTCACTATAAGAGCTTTTAAAATGGGAGACAGGTTCTTTGACAACTACACAAAGCTAGTTGACACTGATGCAAGGCTCTTTTTTCATTCTAATGCAACCATGGAGTGGTTAATAATAAGGACAGAAGCACTTCAGAATTTGACCCTTTTCGCTGCTGCTTTACTCCTTATTTTACTTCCCAAGGGTTATGTTGCTCCAG GGCTTGTGGGGCTTTCTCTTTCTTATTCTTTGACACTGACTGGAGCACAAATATTTGTGACTCGATGGTATTGCAACTTATCGAATTACATTATATCAGTTGAAAGGATAAAACAGTTCATGCAGATTTCTCCAGAGCCTCCAGCAATTGTGGAGGACAAGAGGCCCCCATATTCATGGCCTCAAAAGGGTAGAGTAGAGCTTTATTCACTGAAG TTAAATTACCGTCCAAATGCTCCACTAGTTCTCAAGGGAATTACATGCACATTCAACGAAGGGACTAAAGTAGGGGTTGTGGGAAGGACAGGAAGTGGAAAGACTACACTCATAAGTGCTTTGTTTCGTTTAGTAGAGCCAAGCAGTGGTAAAATTATTATAGATGGACTTGACATCTGCTCTATGGGTCTAAAGGATTTAAGAATGAAGCTCAGTATCATCCCTCAAGAACCAACTCTTTTTAGGGGTAGCATCCGAACCAACTTGGATCCGTTAGGCCTTTACTCCGACAAAGAAATATGGAGG GCTCTAGAGAAGTGTCAACTAAAGGCAACAGTCAACAGCCTACCCAATTTACTAGACTCATCTG TGAGTGATGAAGGGGAAAATTGGAGCGCTGGGCAGCGCCAGTTGTTTTGCCTTGGAAGAGTGCTTCTCAAGAGGAATAGAATTCTAGTTCTAGATGAGGCTACTGCTTCCATCGACTCTGGAACAGATGCCACTCTACAAAGAATCATCAGGCAGGAATTTGCAGAATGCACTGTGATAACTGTAGCTCATAGAGTTCCAACAGTCATAGACAGTGACAAAGTCATGGTTCTCTCTGATG GGAAGCTGGTGGAGTATGAAGAACCTTCAAAGCTCTTGGATACCAACTCTTACTTTTCCAAACTTGTAGCTGAATATTGGTCGAGCTGCAATACAAACTGA